One Spirochaeta africana DSM 8902 genomic window carries:
- a CDS encoding ABC transporter ATP-binding protein, protein MATVELKNLSKVYEGGVKAVKEANFVINDKEFVVLVGPSGCGKTTTLRMVAGLEEISGGELRIDGELVNEKPPKDRDIAMVFQNYALYPHMSVYDNMAFGLKIRKYNKEEIKKRVDEAARILDIGELLDRKPKALSGGQRQRVAVGRAIVRKPKVFLFDEPLSNLDAKLRVQMRAEVSALHTRLQATMIYVTHDQVEAMTMGDKIVVMKDGLIQQIGDPLTLYNKPVNRFVAGFIGSPPMNFMTVKVTEEGGKIKLTEGNFSVILKGAKADQAKPYVGQELIMGIRPEDLEYNASAPDEDCIRANVEVIEPLGAETHVYVNTGSHTIIARTAPTLKYDIGDELRFVPNMERMVLFDIATEESLDAKS, encoded by the coding sequence ATGGCCACAGTTGAGCTCAAGAATCTGAGCAAGGTCTATGAAGGCGGCGTTAAAGCCGTTAAGGAAGCAAACTTCGTTATCAACGACAAAGAGTTTGTTGTTCTCGTTGGTCCGTCCGGGTGTGGTAAAACCACTACCCTGCGCATGGTTGCCGGTCTGGAAGAGATTTCCGGTGGTGAGCTGCGCATCGACGGGGAACTGGTAAACGAAAAACCCCCGAAAGATCGTGACATCGCGATGGTTTTCCAGAACTACGCCCTGTATCCGCACATGAGTGTGTACGACAACATGGCGTTTGGTCTGAAGATCCGCAAATACAACAAGGAAGAGATCAAGAAGCGTGTCGATGAAGCTGCCCGTATCCTGGATATCGGCGAACTGCTGGATCGCAAGCCGAAGGCCCTGTCCGGTGGTCAGCGACAGCGTGTAGCCGTCGGTCGTGCAATTGTGCGTAAGCCCAAGGTATTCCTGTTCGATGAGCCCCTGTCCAACCTGGACGCCAAGCTCCGCGTTCAGATGCGCGCCGAGGTCAGCGCCCTGCACACCCGCCTGCAGGCAACCATGATCTATGTTACCCACGACCAGGTCGAAGCTATGACCATGGGTGACAAGATCGTTGTTATGAAAGACGGCCTGATCCAGCAGATCGGTGACCCGCTCACCCTGTACAACAAGCCGGTTAACCGCTTTGTTGCCGGTTTCATCGGCTCTCCTCCGATGAACTTCATGACCGTAAAGGTTACTGAGGAAGGCGGCAAGATCAAGCTGACCGAGGGTAACTTCTCGGTAATCCTGAAAGGCGCCAAGGCTGATCAGGCCAAGCCCTATGTAGGTCAGGAGCTGATTATGGGTATCCGACCGGAGGACCTGGAGTACAATGCCAGCGCACCGGACGAAGACTGTATCCGTGCCAATGTAGAGGTTATCGAGCCGCTGGGTGCCGAGACCCATGTCTACGTCAACACCGGGTCGCATACCATCATTGCACGAACCGCACCGACACTGAAGTACGACATCGGCGACGAGCTGCGCTTTGTGCCCAACATGGAGCGCATGGTACTGTTCGATATCGCTACCGAAGAATCACTGGATGCCAAGAGCTGA
- a CDS encoding FecR family protein — MINRLLTVLVVMLLAAAGAAADEPVGSVAYLEGQPGIVRGGRPITDTVDFGFSLYNLDHIRTDQSSVIEFSLLAHTGMEGRVTVQPESEFYLAFDQGRRESTVHLLRGSSSFSVDRIPRGRSFSVRTSGAVMGVRGTDFTIDTAGQGEYLVTTGSGRVEVRAEDGATAMAVPGQAVEFTVVNGFRAVALAAGQEHDFRTRWREQRLEALRANPEAAVADFSRRYRAARDEFLQRYEELMTHEDIIDRWILEDRQGRQSSTMEQMQQKSAVAGPLMRMAAHMVIFERLYYRTAELRHQLDLADFQESDPREFFTEFDRDAAVLQERLDMLRYVFRLYAERNNGRLPF; from the coding sequence GTAGCTTACCTGGAAGGGCAGCCCGGGATAGTGCGCGGGGGACGCCCCATAACCGACACGGTGGACTTCGGCTTTTCCCTGTATAACCTGGACCATATTCGTACCGATCAATCCTCCGTGATCGAGTTTTCACTGCTGGCGCATACCGGAATGGAAGGGCGGGTTACGGTTCAGCCGGAGAGCGAGTTTTACCTGGCATTTGATCAGGGCCGGCGTGAATCAACGGTGCATCTGCTGCGCGGCAGCAGCAGCTTTTCGGTGGATCGCATACCCCGGGGCCGCAGTTTCTCGGTACGGACCTCTGGAGCGGTGATGGGTGTCCGGGGGACCGATTTTACCATCGACACTGCCGGTCAGGGGGAGTATCTGGTTACCACCGGCAGCGGTCGTGTCGAGGTGCGCGCTGAAGACGGCGCCACCGCGATGGCGGTGCCGGGCCAGGCAGTGGAGTTTACCGTGGTAAACGGTTTTCGGGCGGTTGCCCTGGCAGCCGGGCAGGAGCATGATTTCCGAACCCGGTGGCGAGAGCAGCGGCTGGAGGCCCTGCGGGCGAATCCCGAGGCAGCAGTAGCAGATTTTTCCCGGCGCTATCGGGCTGCGCGCGACGAGTTCCTGCAGCGATACGAGGAGCTGATGACGCATGAGGATATTATCGACCGCTGGATACTCGAGGACAGGCAGGGAAGACAATCCTCTACCATGGAGCAGATGCAGCAGAAATCTGCTGTTGCCGGGCCGCTGATGCGCATGGCCGCACATATGGTTATATTCGAGCGGTTGTACTACCGCACCGCTGAATTACGCCACCAGCTGGATCTGGCGGACTTTCAGGAGTCGGATCCACGCGAGTTTTTTACCGAGTTTGATCGGGATGCAGCGGTGCTGCAGGAGCGGCTGGACATGCTGCGCTACGTGTTTCGGCTGTATGCCGAGCGCAACAATGGACGGTTGCCGTTCTGA